Part of the Thermococcus barossii genome is shown below.
CACCAACTGAATTATTCAGTAAGTGAATATAAACCTTCCGCAAACCCTTTTAAAACCCCGCCTTAGATTGGCTGAGAGGTGTGAAGATGGAGGAGAGGTTCAGAAAAGCTGTGGAGGAGCTCGCGAGACTGGTTATGTCAGGCGAGATTAGGAGCCGGGAGGAGCTCAACCGCTGGAAGATCAAGGTCTCGCGTAAGTATCATCTCTCAAAGATTCCAGGGAACTCCGACATCTTGAAGGCCATTCCGGAGGAGAGGCGCGAGGAGTTCAGGGAACTGCTCAGAAGGAAGCCTACGAGGACGATAAGCGGCGTGGCGGTAGTTGCCATGATGACGAAGCCCTTCCCCTGTCCCCACGGGCGCTGTATCTACTGTCCGGGCGGTCCGAGCGTTGGCTCGCCTCAGAGCTACACCGGGAGGGAGCCTTCAGCCTTGAGGGCCGTTCAGAGCGCCTACCACCCCTACATAATCATGATGCGCCGCCTAAAGCAGCTCACTGACATCGGGCACGACGTGGACAAGGTCGAGGTCATAATCCAGGGAGGAACCTTCCTGGCCGTTGACTTGGACTATCAGGAGTGGTTCGTTAAAGAGGCCTTCAAGGCGATGAACGACTTCCCTCACTTTAGGGATATAGAGAACCTTGAGGAGAAGCTCGTCAGGTTGATAGTGAAAAGAGACGAGTCCGTTCTTGAGGAGGATCCCAAGTTCAGGGGGGCGTGGCTTAAGACGCACGCAAAGCCCTACTACTACCTTGAGGACGAGCAGAGGAGGAACGAGAGGGCTAAGGTCAGGATGGTCGGGCTTACGATAGAAACGCGCCCGGACTGGGCCTTTGAGAAGCACATAGACAGGATGCTGAAGCTCGGAACAACGAGGGTTGAGCTCGGCGTTCAAACAATTTTCAACTTCATCCACGAGAGGACCAGGCGCGGTCACGGCGTCGAGGAGATAGTTAAGGCCACTCAACTTCTCCGCGACGCTGGATTGAAAATCAATTACCACATAATGCCCGGCCTTCCGGGGAGCAACTTCGAGAGGGATTTGTACACCTTTAGAGCTATCTTCGAAGACTCCCGGTTCCGCCCTGACATGCTGAAGATCTATCCAACGCTCGTAACCAAAGACGCTCCCCTCTACCGCTGGTGGAAGGAGGGTAAATACCGCCCCTACCGCACAGAGGAGGCTGTAGAGCTTCTCGTCGAGGCCTACAAGCTCTTCCCCAAGTGGGTTCGCGTCATGAGGATCCAGCGCGATATTCCCGTCCAGCTCATTGTTGACGGCGTCAAGCACTCCAACCTCGGACAGCTGGTCTTCAACGAGCTGATAAAGCGCGGTATAAGGCCGAGGGAAATCCGCTTTAGAGAAGTCGGCCACATGATGGAGAAGTTTGGAATCCAGCCCGAGGTGGAGCACATAAAGCTCCTCCGCGAGGACTACGAGGCATCTGGCGGAAGGGAAATCTTCCTGAGCTTCGAGGACGTCAAGAACGACATCCTGATAGGCTTTCTGAGGCTTAGAATTCCGAGCGAGAAAGCCCACAGGAAGGAGATAAACTGCTGTCCTTCCGCTATAGTCAGGGAGCTCCACGTTTACGGTCCCCTCGTGCCCATCGGCGGTAAACCGAGGTACGAGTGGCAGCACCGCGGTTACGGAAGGGAGCTTTTGAGCGAGGCCGAGAGGATAGCAAGGGAAGAGTTTGACGTCAAGAAGATGCTAGTTATAAGCGGCGTCGGCGTGAGGGAGTACTACAGAAAGTTCGGCTACCGGAAGAACGGGCCCTACGTCGCCAAGAGGCTCGACAAAAGCTATGGGGATTACAAAAAGAGCAGGGAGTTCGACGCACATCTGAACACCTAGGCCTCAAGTTCCTCATGTATCCTTCTTATTTCCGCTTCCTTCACGGCCATCTCATGTTCCCTATCGCCCTTTTTGCCCGTCGTTCTCCTGGAAAGTTCAAGGAGCACCTTTTCTGGCCCGTAGCAGACGAGAACATCGCCCGGTTTTACAAGGGTGTCCCCTCTGGGTGCGCCTATGTAAACCTCCCTATCGCCTTTTTTCCTGTATATTCCCAGGACGAGTATTCCCTCTCTGTCCAATTCAAGCTCTCTCAGCGTCCTGTTGGCGAGCCAGCTGTTTTCCTTCACGCGGATCTGGGATATCGAGTATCCATGGGTTATTCCCAGCAACTGGGTGTAGTCGTAGACCCTCAGCTCCGGGAAGGCCCTGTTGAGAAAGCGCCTGATCCACCTTTTCATCCAGCGCTCAACCCTTTTTGATGTGAAGGTGACGTAAAGTCCCCCGAGGCTGAACGCGAGGATCACCAGGTAGCCCGTTGCCTCTCCCCGGCTCCTTCCCAGGAACGTCAGTACCAGGGTGGCCATTGCCGAGGTAATGCCCGCACTCCCCAGGAATATCAGCGTCCTTATTATCTTCCTTCTTGCTGGATGGGAGACCACGTACTCGCTCTCGCTGGTTGTGAAACCTGTGCCAGAGAAGGCCGACTGTGCCTGAAACGATGCGACTTCCTTAGAAAGGCCGGTCATCTCAAGGGCCGTCGCCCCGATTCGGACTATTATCAGGGACAGAGTTATGACCAGAATAAGGGAAAGGAGGGCTATCAGCCCCTTCACCCCCTCGCTGGGACAGCGCTTCCGGACATCTTGGCGGTCAGTGCTATGGCTATGAAGTTGGCGCCGCTCATTATCAGGTCGAGGGACACGAAGAGGCCAATCGCCCAGAGGCTCGACCACGGCCACTGGAGGACTATCATAGAGCCGAGGAAGATGCTCAGAACTCCAGAGAGCGTCATGAGAGCCCACTGGTTAACCTCCTTGTTCTGCAGGGCCACCGCGATCCTTATCGCGCCTATTGTTATTAGCGAGAACCCAAGGACGAGTGTGAGTACCGTCGTGGCCAGAACCGGGTTTTCAAGCGTCGCTATACCTCCGATGACGTAGATAAGCCCCATCAGGATGTGAAGCGTTCTGCTCTTCCATTCCCTGGCCTTGAAGATTCCCTGCCCCATCTGAAGTGCTCCCCCGACGAGCATGAAGGCACCAAAGACTGCCACGCTCGTAA
Proteins encoded:
- a CDS encoding tRNA uridine(34) 5-carboxymethylaminomethyl modification radical SAM/GNAT enzyme Elp3, which translates into the protein MEERFRKAVEELARLVMSGEIRSREELNRWKIKVSRKYHLSKIPGNSDILKAIPEERREEFRELLRRKPTRTISGVAVVAMMTKPFPCPHGRCIYCPGGPSVGSPQSYTGREPSALRAVQSAYHPYIIMMRRLKQLTDIGHDVDKVEVIIQGGTFLAVDLDYQEWFVKEAFKAMNDFPHFRDIENLEEKLVRLIVKRDESVLEEDPKFRGAWLKTHAKPYYYLEDEQRRNERAKVRMVGLTIETRPDWAFEKHIDRMLKLGTTRVELGVQTIFNFIHERTRRGHGVEEIVKATQLLRDAGLKINYHIMPGLPGSNFERDLYTFRAIFEDSRFRPDMLKIYPTLVTKDAPLYRWWKEGKYRPYRTEEAVELLVEAYKLFPKWVRVMRIQRDIPVQLIVDGVKHSNLGQLVFNELIKRGIRPREIRFREVGHMMEKFGIQPEVEHIKLLREDYEASGGREIFLSFEDVKNDILIGFLRLRIPSEKAHRKEINCCPSAIVRELHVYGPLVPIGGKPRYEWQHRGYGRELLSEAERIAREEFDVKKMLVISGVGVREYYRKFGYRKNGPYVAKRLDKSYGDYKKSREFDAHLNT
- a CDS encoding TrkA C-terminal domain-containing protein, translating into MIALLSLILVITLSLIIVRIGATALEMTGLSKEVASFQAQSAFSGTGFTTSESEYVVSHPARRKIIRTLIFLGSAGITSAMATLVLTFLGRSRGEATGYLVILAFSLGGLYVTFTSKRVERWMKRWIRRFLNRAFPELRVYDYTQLLGITHGYSISQIRVKENSWLANRTLRELELDREGILVLGIYRKKGDREVYIGAPRGDTLVKPGDVLVCYGPEKVLLELSRRTTGKKGDREHEMAVKEAEIRRIHEELEA
- a CDS encoding HdeD family acid-resistance protein; its protein translation is MEYGELGKNWVWLLGLGVIFTTLGFAGLLLLPLLSITSVAVFGAFMLVGGALQMGQGIFKAREWKSRTLHILMGLIYVIGGIATLENPVLATTVLTLVLGFSLITIGAIRIAVALQNKEVNQWALMTLSGVLSIFLGSMIVLQWPWSSLWAIGLFVSLDLIMSGANFIAIALTAKMSGSAVPARG